GGGGCAGAACAACGATACGGGCGGCAACCTGTACCAGCAGATGCCGTTTAATGCGCTGGTCGCATTGGACCACCGGCTGGGCGGCTGGACCAATACGATTGAAACCCAGATCGTCGACGCCAAAGACGATGTACAGGATGTGCGTCTGGAGCCGAAAACGGCGGGTTTTGTACTGTTGAATCTGCGCAGCAGTTACAGCTGGAAGCACATGCGCGTCGATGCCGGCATAGACAATTTGCTGGATAAGAACTACGCCCTGCCGTTAGGCGGCACTTATATAGGTGAAAGACATCCGGTTACAGGGCAGTACATAGCAGGAACTGCCGTGCCCGGCATGGGGCGCTCGTTCAATGTCGGATTGACATTGACATACTAAAGCCCTTCTCCGGTTGCCCGACTCCTTGTCAGGCAACCGGAAACTCCATGTCACCAACCACGAAGGTCCCGAAGAACACGAAGTTTCATTTTGATTTTCTTCGTGCTCTCCGTGTTCTTCGTGGTTTATCTTAATTGACTGCCGCTTATTTAAGAGCCGGCGTCACATGCGGCTCGATTGCCTGATACATGATTTGATGCATTTTAGGATTGGCCGCAATCACATTGCCCGATTCCATGTATTTATCATTGAAGGAGAAATCGGTGACGACGCCGCCGGCCTCTTTGATTAACAGGATGCCTGCCGCCATATCCCATTCGTGCAAGCCGATTTCCCAAAAACCGTCCAGCCGCCCGGCAGCCACGTAAGCCAGATCCAGCGCCGCAGCACCGGCCCGGCGAATGCCGGCCGAATCCGACATGGCGCGGAACATGCCCAGATAAGCATCAAGATACTGCAGATTTTTAAAGGGAAAGCCTGTGCCGATCAGTGCGCCCGCCAGGCCGGTCTGGGCCGTCACCCTGATGCGACGGTTGTTCAGCATTGCGCCGCTGCCGCGTTTGGCCGTGAATAATTCATCGCGCAACGGATCGTAGACGACGCCGACCTCGATTTTGCCTTTATGCACCAAGGCAATGGAAACAGCGTATTGAGGAAAACCGTGCAGAAAATTCGTCGTGCCGTCCAGCGGATCGATCACCCAGACAAAATCATTGCCTTTGTGCGCGCCGCTTTCTTCAGCCAGGATAGCATGATCGGGATAAGCAGTTCTGATGATATTGATGATTTCCCGTTCGGCCAATTGGTCGACCTCACTGGCAAAATCATTCCTGCTTTTTTGGTTGATGCGCAAACGCCCGACATTGTCGGATGAGCGTACGATAAGGTCGCCGGCGCTTCTTGCAGCACGGACGGCAATATTAAGCATTGGTTGCATAGGCTGAATTTATAATGAGCAAGTAGAAAACCTCCATAGCATACCAAATCTTTTGCTAAAATTGGCTCTTTTTTCCAAGAAGAGACAACACGTTGCTGTCTAATATCAAAATCGTTCTGGTCGAAACTTCGCACCCGGGCAACATAGGCGCCGTTGCCCGTGCCATGAAGAATATGAAGATGACTAATCTGTGGCTGGTAGCGCCCAAGATTTTTCCGAGCGCCGACGCAACCTCGCGGGCATCCGGCGCCGATGACATACTTGCGCGGGCAACGGTCTGTCAGAGCCTGGAGGAAGCCATTGCCGATTGCCAGCTGGTCATCGGCGCCAGCGCCCGTTGCCGGACCATCAGCTGGCCGGAATTGACGCCCCGGCAATGCGCCGAGAAACTCGCTGTCGAGGCGCAGACGGCTAAAGCGGCCATTATCTTTGGCCGCGAAAACTCCGGTCTGAAAAACCATGAACTGGACCTTTGCCGCTATCTGCTGCGCATCCCCTGCAATAGCGAATACAGCTCGCTGAATCTTGCCGCGGCCGTGCAGGTGATCTGCTATGAATTATTTGTCGCCTCAGGCCAAACGCACGAAATCATGATCGGCGACAAGGGAGAGGATCCGCTGGCCACGACGGAGCAGATGGAGATGTTCTATGACCATCTCTACGAGGCTTTGACCGATATCGGCTTCATGCATCCCGACAAATCAAAGTCGATCATGCGGCGCCTGCGCAGGCTTTTTAATCGTGCACAACTCGATACTAAAGAGGTGGACATCCTCAGAGGTATCTTGAGAATGTCTCAGGGCCATAAAAGGAATCAGTGATATGTTCAGCAGATTGAAAGAAGACATTCTGTGCGTTTTCGAACGGGATCCGGCGGCGCAATCCGTCTTTGAGGTCATTACCGCTTATCCCGGCATACACGCCATCTTGATCCACCGCCTCAGCCATCATTGCTGGAACGCCGGCTTCAAATGGCTGGCGCGTTTTATTTCCCATATCAGCCGCTGGCTGACAGGCATCGAAATCCATCCCGGCGCCAAAATAGGCCGGCGCTTCTTTATCGATCACGGCATGGGCGTCGTGATCGGCGAAACCGCCGTGATCGGCGATGACTGTACGCTGTATCACGGCGTGACGCTGGGCGGCACGACCTGGCAGAAAGGCAAGCGCCATCCGACGCTGCACAACGGCGTGGTCATAGGCGCCGGCGCAAAGGTCCTAGGGCCTATCGAAATAGGGCAAGGCGCCCGCATCGGCTCGAATTCGGTCGTACTGAAATCCGTACCGCCTGGCGTAACGATAGTCGGCATTCCTGGCCATATTGTTGATTCAAAAGCTAAAAAATCAACACCAGGGCGCGACGCGATCGCCAGCAAGATGGGCTTCGACGCCTATGGCGCGACGGCAGACATGCCGGACCCTATCGCCAACGCGATCAACCGCATGCTTGATCATATTCATGTGCTGGACGAGCAGATAGAATCCATGAAAAAGGCGCTGAATGAGGCCGGCATCGCCTATACACAGCCGCCGGTGCCCGATCTGGAAGGCTGTGAAATCGAAGACAGCTATGTGAAAGACAAGAAAGAAGAAATTTAATAAATGATTTATGCCTCTGGATTGATGATATATCCGAAGGCATAAATACACTTATCCTGTCATCAATTCGTACCAACCGACAGCCTTCTCATTGGCTGGACGATTCTTCCTTAAGAAAAACTTAAGCACATGATTATAATGGCTTAATACTGCAATAGCGGTCACAATTTGACCACAAAAATATTAACCTTTTAAAAGTTGACTATTTTGCTGGGTTAAGTATAGTTATAGCAATCAGAACTTATTGTATTTATAAAGGATGGTCTTATGCGCTTAACCACTAAAGGTCGCTATGCCGTGACCGCTATGCTGGATTTGGCTTTTCACAGCCAAAAAAAGCCGGTTACCCTAACTGAAATTGCTACTCGTCAAACTATTTCCCTGTCTTATCTGGAACAATTATTCGCGCGTCTGCGCCGTGCCGGCATGGTAAAAGGCGTGCGCGGGCCGGGCGGCGGCTATAAACTCAGCCGCAAGGCCAGCGAAATTAATATTGCCGATATTATTGCCGCTGTGGATGAGCCGCTCGACTCAACCAAATGCGGCGGCGAAGGCAACTGCCAGAATAACCAGGCCTGTTTGACCCATGACCTATGGATGGGCCTGAGCGAGCAGATTCGCCATTATCTGACAGACATCAGTCTGGGCGTGCTTCTGGAAAGACATCAGGTTCAGGAAATCGCCAGAAGGCAGGAACAGGAGGCTCAGCACGTCATTGTCGTTCATCGTCAAAACGGAGTCAGCGCTTAAATAAATGATCTACCTTGATCATAACGCGACAACACCGATAGATGAACGGGTGTTGGATGCCATGCTGCCTTTCCTGACCACCTTCTACGGCAATCCTTCCAGCCTGTATCGTCAAGGCCGAGTTGCCCGAAGCGCCATAGAGACGGCCCGCGAGCAGGTTGCTTCACTGGTTGGCGCACAGCCTGCGCAAGTCATTTTTACCAGCGGCGGCACCGAAGCCAACAATCTGGCCCTGGCGGCAGGCGGATCCGATGCCGGACTTGCCATTTCAGCCATCGAGCACCCGTCCATTGCTGAACCAGCCCAGCGCTTGAAAAAACAGGGACGAGAACTTGCCATTATTGGCGTCGATAGCGACGGGCTGATTACGCAAGAAGCCCTGGATCATGTTATCAGGCGCAAGCCCGGCCTAGCCTCATTCATGCTGGCAAACAATGAAACCGGCGTTATCCAGGATATTGCTAAATACGCGCGGCAATTAAGGGAGCATCGGGTCCTCGTTCACACGGATGCAGTGCAAGCGCTGGGAAAAATACCGGTAGACTTCAATGAGCTTGGCGTGCACTTGATGTCTCTGTCCAGCCATAAAATTTACGGGCCGAAAGGCTGCGGCGCCCTGGTGTTCGAAAAAGACGCCCCAATCAACCCGTTATTGCTGGGCGGCGGCCAGGAGCAGGATCTGCGAGCCGGAACCGAAAATGTCGCGGCCATCATCGGCTTTGGCAAGGCGGCGGAACTGGCGAGAGTGGAACTTGCTGAACGCAGCCGAAATCTGCTGGCTTTAAGAAAACAGCTCGAAGAGAGCTTGACGACTATCCCCGGCTTAACGATTTTTGCCCGTCAGGCTCAGCGATTGCCCAATACCGTCCAGTTCGGCATTGACGGGCTCGACGGCGAATTGCTGCTCATGAAGCTGGACCAGAAAAACGTCGCCGTCTCCAGCGGCTCGGCCTGCGCCAGCGGCGCAAGAGAGCCCAGCGCCGTGCTGACGGCCATGGGCGTTGATCCCGAACAGGCCAAAAGCGCCATTCGCGTCAGCCTGGGACAAACCAATACCGCTGATGATGTCAGCAAGTTTATTGAATTATTGAAATCCTTGTTATAAAGGATAAAGTACCAAGAGGTCATTATGTCTGTTTCATTAACAGAAAGCGCAGCGAATCAAATCAAAAAACAACTTGAAAAGCGCGGCAAAGGCATCGGCTTAAAACTCGGCGTCAAAAAATCCGGCTGCTCCGGTTACGCTTATGCGCTTGATTATGCCGACGCTCTGGCTGAAAACGACGTCGTCTTTGAAAACTTCGGCGTCAAAATCATCGTTCAGCAAGCCGATCTGCCTGTGATTGACGGCATCGAGGTCGATTATCGCCGTGAAGGCATCAATGCGGCGTTTCAGTTCAACAATCCCAATGTCAAAGCCACCTGCGGCTGCGGCGAGAGTTTTTCCGTTTAATCTCGCTGTCGTAGGGTACGCATTGCGTACCTTTCCAGAATCGCAATAAGCCGGTAAGCTTGGAAGAAGGTATGCGGTGCATACCCTACAGGAATGCACTAATCCTTAAATTTCCCGAACCTGAGCAACACGCCGGGCAGCAGCAGCAAATTCAACAGCGTAGAAGACGCCAGCCCGCCGATAATGATCGCCGCCATCGGCCCCATGATCTCGCGCCCCGGATTGTCGCTGTTGAAGGCGATCGGGAACATGGCCAGCCCGGTCACCAGCGCCGTCATCAAAATGGACGGCAAGCGCTCCTGGGCGCCCTGCCTGGCCGTCTCCAGATCCCAGTTTTTCCCTTCGACTTCGACCAGATGGCGGTAGTGTGACAGCAGCATGATGCTGTTGCGCGCGGTGATGCCGAACAGGGTGATGAAACCGACAACCGAGCCCACCGACAGTGTCGCGCCGGTCAATACCACCGCGGCAACGCCGCCGATCAGGGCAAACGGCAGATTGGCCAGCGTCAGCAGGACATGGCGAACGCTGCCTATGGCGATATAGATAAAGATCAGCACGCCGGCGCCGGCCAGCACGGCATGCAGAATCAGCTCGTTACGGGCCTGGGCCTGTTCGATGGCCGCGCCCGTGAATTCGGGGTAAACATCGGCCGAGAATGGAATCTCTTTCAGCACGCGCGCTTTAAGCTCCCGCATGAAGTCATCCAGGTCCCGGTCGATGATATTGCAGGTAACGGTCTGCCGGCGTTGCGCGCCCTGATGCAGGATGTTGTAGCGGCTGGCTGCGTGCCTGATCTCCGCGACCTGCGACAACATGATCAGGCTGCCGTCCTGCGTCCTGATCGGCAATTGGGCAATCGATTCGGGCTGCTTTCTCAGCTCCGGCGCCAGGGCCACGGCGATGTTGAAGATTTTATTGCCCTGAGCGAGCTTGCCGACGACATGCGTTTCATAAGCGGTCTGCAGGGTATTGATGACCTGCGACGGCAATATGCCCCAGAAGCCAAGCTGGTCCAGGTCCAGGTCGATTTGCACCAGCGGCGTGCCGGGCGGCGAGCGCAGCTGCACGTCGGCGGCGCCGGGAATGCCGCGCATGATCTCGGCCAGCGCCTGGGCCTTGTCGTCAAGAACGGTCAGGTCATTGCCGTAAATATTGACGACGACCGGCGAGGTATAACCGGAAATGGTCTCGTCCACCCGTTCCGTCAAAAAGGTATTGGCTTCGAATAAAATGCCCGGAAAATCATTCAATATCTCCCTGAGTCTGTCCAGGACCTGCTGTTGTTCCGATCCCGGCATGGGCTTGAGGCGAACCTCGTACTCGCTGTAATGGCTGCCGTACGTGTCGGCGCCGCGCTCGGCCCGGCCGGCCCATTGCGAGACCGACTCAACGCCTTCAATCTTCATAAATTGCTCGGTCAGCTTGCTGCCGATCCTCAGCGATTGCTGCAGGGACGTGCCGGGCATGCTGGTGGTATGGACAATGTAATGACCCTCGCGCAATTCGGGCAGGAATTTGCTGTCGAGGGCGAAAAACGCCAGCAAGCCAACGAAGCACACAGTCATGCTGACAGTCATGACTGTCTTGAAATGCCCGATCACAAAATTCAGCGCGGTGCCATAGCGCGGCTTGATGCGTCTTATCAGCGGCGGCTCGTCATCGCCGGCATAGCGGCCAAGCAGCACGTAGCACAAGGCCGGCGTCAAGGTCAGCGCCACCAGCAACGACATCAGAATGGCCAGAATGTAGGAATAACCCAGCGGCGCAAACAAGCGCCCTGCCACGCCGTTCAAGGTCAACAGCGGCACAAACACCAGTGCAACGATAAAGCTCGCGTAGACGACCGAACTGCGCACCTCCAGCGAGGCCTGGTAAACGACATCGGCCACAGGCAGAGGCCGATCCGACAAGCGGTTCTCGCGCAAGCGCCGGAAAATATTCTCGGTGTCGATGATGGCGTCATCGACGACTTCGCCCAAGGCGATCGCCAGGCCGCCGAGCACCATGATATTAAGGTTGACCCCGGCTTCCAGCAGGACGATGACGGCGCTGATCAGCGACAACGGAATGGCCAGCGCGGAAATAAACGCCGTGCGAAAATTAAACAGAAACAGGTACAGGATAATGACCACGAACAAGCCGCCGATCAGCAAATGCCCCGACAAATTAGACAGCGACGTTTCGATATAATCGGCAGGCCGGAACAGGTGCGAATGGAACGTAATGGCCTGTTTGCTGAAAATAGGCTCGAACTCCTTCAGCGCCTGTTCCACCAGCCTGGAAACGGACAGGGTGTTGGCGCCGTATTGGCCGATCACCATCATGACAATGCCGGGCTTGCCCATGATCTGCGCCGCGCCGATGGGCGGCTCCGGCGCGTAGGCGATCCTGGCCACTTCTCCGAGCGCAATATTGCGCTCCTGATCGCGTTTGACGAGGATTTTGGCGAATTGCTCAGGCGTGACGGGCTGCCCGGTCACCTGCAATGTAAAACGCTGGCTGTCGTTTTCTACGAAACCGCCGCCTTGAATGTTGCCCGCTTGCGAAGCGGCCTGAATGATGTCGTCGATCGCCAAATTAAAGCGGTGCAGCTGCACGGGATCGACCTGAATCTGCAATTGCGCGATCTCGCCGCCGAACACATTAACATCGGCAACCCCGGGCACAGACAGGAGGCGCGGCACGAGCGTCCAGTCGACCAGGCTGCGCAAGGCCATCAAATCCTTGCTGTCCGAACTCAAGCCGATCGTCAGCACTGTGGCTGACGACGAAGACAGCGGGATCGCCACGGGCGTGCCTATGCCTTGCGGCAATCGTCCCGACAAGCTGGCCAGCCGCTCGCTGATCAGCTGCCGGTTGCGGTAAATATCGCTGTTTTCGTTGAAGATCGCCGTCACAATCGACAGGCCCTGGATCGATTCGGAGCGCACCGATTCCATGCCGATCAGACCGCTGATCGCCATTTCAATCTGCTGCGTCACCAGTACTTCAACCTGCTCGGAAGACAGCCCCGGCGATTCAGTTTGAATGACAACCTGTTTGGGCGAAAAAGCCGGGAAAATATCGAGCCCCGCCGTGGAAAAGCGATAACCGCCATACAGCAGAATCAATACGGCAAGGGCGATGACGATACCATGGAAACGGATAGAAAAACGGACGAGAGCGGCCAGCATTATTTTTATATTCCCGATTACACACGATTTTCAGTCGGGTGGACTGTAAGGCTTACTGAATAGATAAACTTCAGTCGGTTAATGACGGATGAGTAGTGTGACTATGATTAACTAATCATCATCCTCATCGGGAATTTGCCCACGCATTTCTTCCGACAGCAGCATTTGCGCACCCGTAGTCACCAGTTCCTCGCCGGGATCGATGCCGTCGCTGATGAAATAACCGTCGGCTGCGGCCGAGAAATGTGTGACAGGACGACGGCTGAACCGGTCCTTATCGGTCTTGATATAAACAAACGCCTGATCCAGATGCCAGATCAATGCCGATTTGGGAATCATCACGCCGGCCCGGTCTTCATCCTGTTGCGTGATCCAGGCCGCGACGCGCATGCCGGGCCTGATGCGGCCGCTATCGGCTTGAAAGAAGTAGCTTTCGCCCTGAACCGCGCCATCGATTTGCGGCGCGGCCGATATGAGCGTGGCTTTAGTGGCTCTGCTGCGAATGCCTGACGGTTCAATGTGAATTTCCTTAACGCCATCGGTCAAATGACTGTTGGCCGGCAGCGTAATTAAAAGCAGACTTTGCCGGCCCGATAAAAAAGGCGCCAGCTTGCCCGCATCAGGCGACAGAACCCAATCGGTCAATGCCTTGCCCCAGTTGATAAGGGCTTCGTCATAGATAGCCTTGATGCGGAACTGCGAGGCATCCAATAGGGCCTTGTCGGTTTGCCATTGTGATTGATGACTTTGCAAGCTGCGTTTTGAGGCGATGTCATTATTATATAAGTCCTGCTGACGCTTGACGCTCTGCTCAGCCAGCTTGAATTTTGCCGTCGCGCTTTTCTGTTCGGCTAACGCGACCAGATACTGGCTGCGCAGCGCAAGCAACGGCTGGATGGCGATAGCCTTTCCGTATGCGGTGAATTCAGGCCGGTAATTCGAAGCGGTCAGCGTTACGGACTCCAGGCCGGACAATTTCTGCGCTTCATCGCTGAGAATCACGGCCGACTGCCCTGCTTTAACCTGTGCGGGCTGAATCCGGTTATCGTCATCATCGGCAAAGGCGGGAAAAATACCGACAGCAAAAAAAACGGCTATTAAATGTGCGTTAAATCTGGCAGGGAAAAGCATGGAATTGATGAGCCTTGTAGAGATTGTCCGAATTATAAGGCCAGCGTATCGGATAAATGAATTTTTTTGTTGTTTTTAAAAAATAGCGCGTTATCCTTGAAATTAACAATACAAGCTACGTAAACACTATTTTGAGAGATGAACATGAGTGATTTGCCGGAAAACCTGAAATATGCCAAAACCCATGAATGGGCGCTGCTGGAAGACGACAATATAGTGCGTGTCGGTATAACGGATTTTGCCCAAGGAGAATTGGGCGATCTGGTTTATGTCGAGCTGCCTGAACCGGGACGTAAAGTAGCCGCCCAGGAGCAGTGCGCAGTCGTTGAGTCAGTCAAAACCGCATCGGATATATTCAGCCCGGTTGCCGGCGAGATTGTCGCCGTCAATGCCGCCCTGACTGATGAGCCTGAACAGGTTAATAACGATGCTTATCAGGCCTGGTTTTTTTGCGTTAAAGCGGATGATCTGTCCGATCTGAATCGATTAATGGATGCCGAGGCTTATCGTCAATCGATTGAAGAGTAAGCCAGCCCGCGAGTTATGCACAAAATCTGTGGATAAGTTTGCGAATAACGCGTTTATATGAAATGCAAGCTTTTGACTTTCCGCAGGTTTTCTTAAATCGTACAGAGTTTGAACGGTTTATTACGCTGTTTGTAACGAAACTGCTCCACAGATTGTGTATCATTGGCGGTTTTTGATCACTTAACGAAACATAATGGCGAATCAAAATGCAAAAGGCCTTCAACGGCTGATAAACGCATGCTTCTTTTCTGCTGCCGGCTTTAAAGCGACCTGGACACATGAAGAAGCCTTCAGACAGGAAGTACTCCTGTTTGTCATCACTACACCGCTGGCGGTCTTGCTGGGAGAAACCACTGTCGAAAAACTGCTGCTGATCGGCAGTATCGTACTGGTCATGCTGGTTGAGTTATTGAATTCAGCGGTAGAGGCCGTCGTCGACCGGGTCGGGCTCGAACATCACGAATTATCCGGCAGAGCCAAGGACATTGGTTCTGCAGCGGTTATGCTGTCGCTGGTTTGGGCAGCGGTCACCTGGACTTTAATTTTAATATAAGAGGAACACAATGAGCGCACTGATATGCGGATCAATGGCTTACGATACCATCATGGTTTTTCATGATAAATTTAAAAACCATATTCTGCCGGAAAAAGTCCATATTCTTAACGTATCGTTTCTGGTTCCCGTGATGCGTCGTGAATTCGGCGGTTGCGCCGGCAACATTGCCTACAATCTGAAACTGCTGGGTGAAGAGCCCTTGGCAATGGCGACGGTCGGCCATGATTTCGAACCGTATGCGCAATGGATGTGCCAGAACGGCCTGTCCAGCGAATTCATCCAGATCCTGGATGGCCATTATACCGGTCAAGCCTACATCACGACCGACGAAGACGATAATCAGATCACGGCCTTTCATCCGGGCGCGATGAACTTTTCGCATCTGAACTCCGTGCCCGTGGACCGGGGCATCTGCATCGGCATTGTGGCGCCGGACGGCAAGGAAGGCATGCAGTTGCACGCCGAGCAATTCGCCGAACTGGGCATCCCGTTTATCTTCGATCCGGGCCAAGGCATGCCGATGTTTAACGGCGACGAGCTGACCAAGTTTCTGGACCTGGCCACCTGGGTCACGCTGAACGATTATGAATCCGAATTGATGCAGCAGCGTACCGGCCTGTCGCTGGAGCAAATTGCCGAACGTGTCGAAGCGTTGATTGTCACCCTGGGCGCCAATGGCTCCAAGATTTATGCCGGTGGCGAATGCATTAACATTCCTGCCGCAAAACCCAAAGCCGTACTCGACCCTACCGGCTGCGGCGATGCCTATCGCGCGGGGCTGTTATACGGCTTAATGAGCGAAATGGACTGGGAAATGACCGGCCGAATCGCCTCGTTAATGGGCGCGATTAAAATCGAACATCACGGCACCCAGAATCATGCCTTTGACATGGATGCGTTCAGGGAAAGATATCGCGAGAATTTCGGCTCCTCACTTTAATTACGCTCATGCTGAAAAATACGCAAAACCTGTTGAACATCATGTCCCGCCTGCGCCACCCTGAACACGGCTGCGAGTGGGACGTCAAACAGGATTTTTACAGTTTGATCCCTTATACGATCGAAGAAGCCTATGAAGTCGCCGATGCGATAGAGCGTAACGATCTGGATGATCTGCGCTCGGAACTGGGCGACCTGCTGCTGCAGGTGGTTTTCCATTCCCGCATCGCCGAGGAGCGCGGCCTGTTCGATTTCGAGCAGGTCGCGGCGGCAATCTGCGAGAAACTGGTGCGCCGGCATCCCCATGTTTTTTCGGATGCGGTCTTTACCAGCGATGAGGAACGCAAACAGGCCTGGGAGCAGGCGAAAGCCCTGGAACGACAGCAGAAGAACAAGGCAGTGGAACAGGACAGCGTTTTATCAGGCGTGGCCATTAATCTGCCGGCCCTGGTGCAATGCGAGAAAATCCAGAACCGCGCCGCCAGCCACGGCTTTGACTGGCCCGAGGTGCTGCCGGTTTTCGATAAAGTCATGGAAGAGCTGGACGAAGTCAAGGAAGCCTGGCACTCTGGCGATCAGGCGCATATCCAGGAGGAAGTCGGCGACTTGCTTTTAGTGGCCGTGAATCTGGCGCGGCATTTAAAGGTTAATCCCGAAATCGCGCTCAAGGAGAGCACGAAAAAATTCTCCAGGCGTTTTCAATACATTGAGCAACAGGTCCAGGCATCAGGCCGCGATCTGAGAGACTGCGAGCTGGCCGAACTGGATGTTTTCTGGAATGAGGCGAAAGCGGCCTTGAAAAAATAACGGCCGATAAAGCTATTCCCGCACCGGCCGCTTCTCCAGTTTCCTTTGCAATGTACGCCTGTGCATGTGCAGGGCTCTGGCCGCGGCCGATATATTGCCGTCATGCTGCATCAGGACTTTCTGCAGGTGTTCCCACTCCAGGCGTTTTACCGACAAAGGCGTTT
This is a stretch of genomic DNA from Methylobacter sp. YRD-M1. It encodes these proteins:
- a CDS encoding diacylglycerol kinase; the protein is MANQNAKGLQRLINACFFSAAGFKATWTHEEAFRQEVLLFVITTPLAVLLGETTVEKLLLIGSIVLVMLVELLNSAVEAVVDRVGLEHHELSGRAKDIGSAAVMLSLVWAAVTWTLILI
- a CDS encoding Rrf2 family transcriptional regulator, which translates into the protein MRLTTKGRYAVTAMLDLAFHSQKKPVTLTEIATRQTISLSYLEQLFARLRRAGMVKGVRGPGGGYKLSRKASEINIADIIAAVDEPLDSTKCGGEGNCQNNQACLTHDLWMGLSEQIRHYLTDISLGVLLERHQVQEIARRQEQEAQHVIVVHRQNGVSA
- a CDS encoding inositol monophosphatase family protein; this translates as MQPMLNIAVRAARSAGDLIVRSSDNVGRLRINQKSRNDFASEVDQLAEREIINIIRTAYPDHAILAEESGAHKGNDFVWVIDPLDGTTNFLHGFPQYAVSIALVHKGKIEVGVVYDPLRDELFTAKRGSGAMLNNRRIRVTAQTGLAGALIGTGFPFKNLQYLDAYLGMFRAMSDSAGIRRAGAAALDLAYVAAGRLDGFWEIGLHEWDMAAGILLIKEAGGVVTDFSFNDKYMESGNVIAANPKMHQIMYQAIEPHVTPALK
- a CDS encoding efflux RND transporter permease subunit — translated: MLAALVRFSIRFHGIVIALAVLILLYGGYRFSTAGLDIFPAFSPKQVVIQTESPGLSSEQVEVLVTQQIEMAISGLIGMESVRSESIQGLSIVTAIFNENSDIYRNRQLISERLASLSGRLPQGIGTPVAIPLSSSSATVLTIGLSSDSKDLMALRSLVDWTLVPRLLSVPGVADVNVFGGEIAQLQIQVDPVQLHRFNLAIDDIIQAASQAGNIQGGGFVENDSQRFTLQVTGQPVTPEQFAKILVKRDQERNIALGEVARIAYAPEPPIGAAQIMGKPGIVMMVIGQYGANTLSVSRLVEQALKEFEPIFSKQAITFHSHLFRPADYIETSLSNLSGHLLIGGLFVVIILYLFLFNFRTAFISALAIPLSLISAVIVLLEAGVNLNIMVLGGLAIALGEVVDDAIIDTENIFRRLRENRLSDRPLPVADVVYQASLEVRSSVVYASFIVALVFVPLLTLNGVAGRLFAPLGYSYILAILMSLLVALTLTPALCYVLLGRYAGDDEPPLIRRIKPRYGTALNFVIGHFKTVMTVSMTVCFVGLLAFFALDSKFLPELREGHYIVHTTSMPGTSLQQSLRIGSKLTEQFMKIEGVESVSQWAGRAERGADTYGSHYSEYEVRLKPMPGSEQQQVLDRLREILNDFPGILFEANTFLTERVDETISGYTSPVVVNIYGNDLTVLDDKAQALAEIMRGIPGAADVQLRSPPGTPLVQIDLDLDQLGFWGILPSQVINTLQTAYETHVVGKLAQGNKIFNIAVALAPELRKQPESIAQLPIRTQDGSLIMLSQVAEIRHAASRYNILHQGAQRRQTVTCNIIDRDLDDFMRELKARVLKEIPFSADVYPEFTGAAIEQAQARNELILHAVLAGAGVLIFIYIAIGSVRHVLLTLANLPFALIGGVAAVVLTGATLSVGSVVGFITLFGITARNSIMLLSHYRHLVEVEGKNWDLETARQGAQERLPSILMTALVTGLAMFPIAFNSDNPGREIMGPMAAIIIGGLASSTLLNLLLLPGVLLRFGKFKD
- a CDS encoding HesB/IscA family protein; the encoded protein is MSVSLTESAANQIKKQLEKRGKGIGLKLGVKKSGCSGYAYALDYADALAENDVVFENFGVKIIVQQADLPVIDGIEVDYRREGINAAFQFNNPNVKATCGCGESFSV
- a CDS encoding RNA methyltransferase; this translates as MLSNIKIVLVETSHPGNIGAVARAMKNMKMTNLWLVAPKIFPSADATSRASGADDILARATVCQSLEEAIADCQLVIGASARCRTISWPELTPRQCAEKLAVEAQTAKAAIIFGRENSGLKNHELDLCRYLLRIPCNSEYSSLNLAAAVQVICYELFVASGQTHEIMIGDKGEDPLATTEQMEMFYDHLYEALTDIGFMHPDKSKSIMRRLRRLFNRAQLDTKEVDILRGILRMSQGHKRNQ
- a CDS encoding efflux RND transporter periplasmic adaptor subunit encodes the protein MLFPARFNAHLIAVFFAVGIFPAFADDDDNRIQPAQVKAGQSAVILSDEAQKLSGLESVTLTASNYRPEFTAYGKAIAIQPLLALRSQYLVALAEQKSATAKFKLAEQSVKRQQDLYNNDIASKRSLQSHQSQWQTDKALLDASQFRIKAIYDEALINWGKALTDWVLSPDAGKLAPFLSGRQSLLLITLPANSHLTDGVKEIHIEPSGIRSRATKATLISAAPQIDGAVQGESYFFQADSGRIRPGMRVAAWITQQDEDRAGVMIPKSALIWHLDQAFVYIKTDKDRFSRRPVTHFSAAADGYFISDGIDPGEELVTTGAQMLLSEEMRGQIPDEDDD
- a CDS encoding cysteine desulfurase family protein encodes the protein MIYLDHNATTPIDERVLDAMLPFLTTFYGNPSSLYRQGRVARSAIETAREQVASLVGAQPAQVIFTSGGTEANNLALAAGGSDAGLAISAIEHPSIAEPAQRLKKQGRELAIIGVDSDGLITQEALDHVIRRKPGLASFMLANNETGVIQDIAKYARQLREHRVLVHTDAVQALGKIPVDFNELGVHLMSLSSHKIYGPKGCGALVFEKDAPINPLLLGGGQEQDLRAGTENVAAIIGFGKAAELARVELAERSRNLLALRKQLEESLTTIPGLTIFARQAQRLPNTVQFGIDGLDGELLLMKLDQKNVAVSSGSACASGAREPSAVLTAMGVDPEQAKSAIRVSLGQTNTADDVSKFIELLKSLL
- the cysE gene encoding serine O-acetyltransferase — its product is MFSRLKEDILCVFERDPAAQSVFEVITAYPGIHAILIHRLSHHCWNAGFKWLARFISHISRWLTGIEIHPGAKIGRRFFIDHGMGVVIGETAVIGDDCTLYHGVTLGGTTWQKGKRHPTLHNGVVIGAGAKVLGPIEIGQGARIGSNSVVLKSVPPGVTIVGIPGHIVDSKAKKSTPGRDAIASKMGFDAYGATADMPDPIANAINRMLDHIHVLDEQIESMKKALNEAGIAYTQPPVPDLEGCEIEDSYVKDKKEEI
- the gcvH gene encoding glycine cleavage system protein GcvH translates to MSDLPENLKYAKTHEWALLEDDNIVRVGITDFAQGELGDLVYVELPEPGRKVAAQEQCAVVESVKTASDIFSPVAGEIVAVNAALTDEPEQVNNDAYQAWFFCVKADDLSDLNRLMDAEAYRQSIEE